One part of the Solanum dulcamara chromosome 8, daSolDulc1.2, whole genome shotgun sequence genome encodes these proteins:
- the LOC129901091 gene encoding cysteine-tryptophan domain-containing zinc finger protein 7-like isoform X1, giving the protein MKQTKLEEGEACDDSTVDPDIALSYIDEKLQDVLGHFQKDFEDGVSSENLGSKFGGYGSFLPTYQRSPSWTCTKTPPDAYNNNIAKSPSNLRPEGGRRPSSASSSTSLSGRPLASSAYSSTIVPALKAPAANGKANSALQPVQDEDSTSRSELVKKPTNLSDKKAPKLHTRVGIANLSTQKKAEIYSGLGLDVSPSSSLDDSPIHSEGLSHDLKDSRYESPTSILQIMTSYPMHDGLLLSPLSDDLICLTEKGKLQGKCGSEYMIQERLETSVALVNGTHYANREASEARKWKSYDKDVLGTGYGNDNQNGSAVQSKEVDVNVITCEELVSEALKLPLLSKPNHNVADPPKDADGIIDCPRTAIKDRATECSSYKAGLQESHSPEMLKVPDAVGNNSLVEHNSLIKKRVNAGKTEKPCSSGEYPIFASNGPTSLDALHASQDNRDHNVQAIDSGGKTRYGSKGSSSGTKQDGSQSFNYVMMNHQENPNCRSSSGTSRSLDENCHQHSGIPNSLVVEKRRHKNKEKKISLDNHSDGGGTKDANTRNISEVELDVSSKKIKRDDAHDDENQTFCPVVEKPEWRSNSGLSYSVSGMIRDKCKNRNSEDDSKKDLVSAKNPEAHISDVSMHKGKCDNNDSLTKRKGREFRDSLTCNPQDSVEKICDDICRKEKIARVSKSDRKDTSASKGSAGKGQVKKEQRAGQDLDSTLSLQSVKAADSSKKDLCNSQPFVAASSAFATSSPKRSSAGENDGFSNESSMVKNDNACNGKSYDLLSEADLEEKDVHRKSGTEVEAKTTVSGYATKQDTDVNADPLRQASQYACKTGNSDQGSDKERKNDHQFQNSGSVSNRKRGSSSRRKEKNWAPKSDSDQRKTKDTDILNLSSDQMPLDKEKTAPGKNKSQEKSVVGSDRLKKSSQNDPSGKLLDKNVKGDNQSRFVHRDDAEVRSDVVSRLDKRQATLPERDDQRSSKKVVSNKSEQIDVSSKSPLTRDQNETAVFKEPVPGSERENGDAFERERSNASRQSKKAKSHHGNLPNNTANKVRDQDVPSPVRKDSSSQAATNAIKEATNLKHLADRLKNSGSSESTGIYFQAALKFLHGASLLELDSSKHGEQNQSRRIYSSTAKLCQFCGHEYEKLRDMAAAALAYKCMEVAYMRVIYSSQSDANRYRNELQTALQIFPPGESPFSSVSDVDNLNNPTIVDKAASAKVVGSPQVAGTHVISARNGSSFTRLINLAQEVNFAMEASRKSRVAFAAVYPGPGDSQCKEGALSVKKALDFNFQDVDGLLRLVRVAMEAISH; this is encoded by the exons ATGAAGCAGACTAAGCTTGAAGAAGGAGAGGCTTGTGATGATTCTACCGTTGACCCTGATATTGCACTCTCATATATT GATGAGAAACTCCAAGATGTTTTGGGACATTTTCAAAAGGATTTTGAGGATGGAGTTTCATCTGAGAACTTGG GGTCAAAATTTGGTGGATACGGTTCATTTTTACCTACATATCAGCGCTCACCTTCTTGGACTTGTACAAAGACTCCACCAGATGCCTACAACAATAACATAGCAAAATCACCGAGCAATTTGCGCCCAGAG GGTGGTCGTCGACCCTCATCAGCCTCCTCATCCACTTCTCTATCAGGAAGGCCCCTAGCATCTTCTGCCTATTCGTCAACAATAGTACCTGCACTGAAGGCTCCAGCAGCTAATGGGAAAGCAAATTCAGCTCTGCAACCTGTGCAGGATGAAGACTCCACTTCAAGAAGTGAACTAGTCAAGAAGCCAACAAATCTCTCAGACAAGAAAGCTCCCAAGTTGCATACTAGAGTTGGTATTGCaaatttgtcaacccaaaagaaagcTGAAATCTACAGCGGGCTTGGCCTTGATGTCTCTCCATCATCATCACTGGATGATAGTCCAATACACAGTGAGGGCTTATCCCATGACCTTAAGGATTCCCGATATGAATCTCCGACAAGTATACTTCAG ATAATGACCTCATATCCAATGCATGATGGGCTATTGTTGTCCCCGCTTTCGGATGATTTGATTTGCTTGACTGAAAAAGGAAAGCTACAGGGGAAATGTGGATCTGAATATATGATCCAGGAAAGACTAGAAACTTCTGTTGCCTTAGTAAATGGAACTCATTATGCAAATAGGGAAGCTTCGGAAGCTAGGAAATGGAAATCGTATGATAAAGATGTCTTAGGAACTGGCTATGGCAATGACAATCAAAATGGTAGCGCAGTGCAATCAAAGGAGGTTGATGTAAATGTTATCACCTGTGAAGAACTTGTTTCTGAGGCATTAAAGCTCCCTCTTTTATCTAAACCAAACCATAATGTTGCTGATCCTCCAAAAGATGCTGATGGAATAATTGACTGTCCAAGAACAGCCATTAAGGATAGGGCGACAGAATGCTCATCCTATAAAGCTGGTTTACAGGAAAGTCATTCACCAGAAATGCTGAAGGTTCCTGATGCTGTAGGTAATAACAGTTTGGTTGAACATAACAGCTTGATAAAGAAAAGAGTTAATGCTGGAAAAACTGAGAAGCCATGTTCATCTGGGGAGTATCCGATATTTGCTTCTAATGGACCAACTTCCCTTGATGCTTTGCATGCCAGCCAAGACAACCGGGATCATAATGTACAAGCTATCGATTCCGGTGGGAAGACAAGATATGGATCAAAAGGTTCGTCAAGTGGAACTAAACAAGACGGCTCACAATCTTTCAACTACGTCATGATGAACCATCAGGAGAACCCGAATTGTAGAAGCTCAAGTGGTACTTCTCGTTCACTGGATGAAAATTGCCATCAACACTCAGGCATTCCAAATAGTTTAGTTGTTGAGAAGAGGAGAcacaaaaataaagagaagaaaatttcTCTTGACAACCACTCTGATGGAGGAG GTACAAAGGATGCAAATACAAGGAACATAAGTGAGGTGGAATTAGATGTATCTTCTAAAAAAATTAAGCGAGATGATGCACATGATGACGAAAACCAGACCTTTTGCCCTGTTGTTGAAAAACCTGAATGGAGGTCAAACAGTGGTTTGTCATATAGCGTGTCAGGGATGATTCGAGATAAATGTAAAAACAGGAACTCAGAGGATGATTCAAAGAAAGACTTGGTTTCAGCAAAGAACCCAGAAGCCCATATTTCAGATGTGTCGATGCATAAGGGCAAGTGTGACAATAATGATTCTTTGACAAAGAGAAAAGGGAGAGAATTTCGAGATTCCTTGACATGTAATCCCCAAGATTCTGTGGAAAAAATATGTGATGACATCTGCAGAAAGGAAAAGATAGCAAGGGTCTCCAAGTCTGACCGGAAGGACACTAGCGCAAGCAAAGGTAGTGCTGGAAAAGGTCAAGTTAAAAAGGAACAGCGGGCTGGGCAAGATCTGGATAGCACTCTATCTTTGCAGAGTGTAAAAGCTGCAGATTCTTCAAAAAAGGATCTATGCAATTCGCAACCTTTTGTTGCTGCCTCTTCAGCCTTTGCCACTTCTAGTCCCAAGAGGTCTTCTGCTGGTGAAAATGATGGGTTCTCCAATGAATCCAGTATGGTTAAGAACGATAATGCCTGCAATGGCAAGAGTTATGATCTATTATCTGAAGCTGATTTAGAGGAGAAAGATGTCCATCGCAAATCAGGTACAGAAGTCGAAGCAAAGACCACGGTTTCTGGTTATGCAACGAAACAGGATACCGATGTAAATGCAGATCCATTACGTCAAGCTAGTCAATATGCTTGCAAGACTGGAAACTCAGACCAAGGCTCTGATAAGGAGAGAAAGAATGACCATCAGTTTCAGAATAGTGGGTCTGTCTCAAATAGGAAAAGAGGTTCCTCATCACGGCGTAAAGAGAAGAATTGGGCTCCAAAATCTGATTCTGACCAACGTAAGACCAAAGATACTGATATCTTAAATTTATCTTCAGATCAAATGCCATTAGATAAAGAGAAGACGGCACCAGGAAAAAACAAGTCTCAGGAGAAATCTGTTGTTGGTTCAGATAGATTAAAAAAGAGTTCTCAGAATGATCCTTCCGGAAAATTATTGGACAAAAATGTTAAAGGAGATAATCAATCAAGATTTGTTCATCGTGATGATGCAGAAGTTCGATCGGATGTTGTGTCCCGCCTGGATAAAAGGCAGGCTACACTACCGGAGCGAGATGATCAGAGATCATCTAAGAAGGTCGTTTCCAACAAAAGTGAGCAGATTGACGTCTCTTCCAAGTCTCCTTTAACAAGAGATCAGAATGAGACAGCTGTATTTAAAGAGCCAGTTCCTGGATCTGAAAGGGAAAATGGTGATGCTTTTGAAAGGGAAAGGTCAAATGCTTCAAGACAGAGTAAAAAAGCTAAAAGCCACCATGGAAACCTACCTAATAATACTGCCAATAAGGTCAGGGATCAAGATGTTCCCAGTCCAGTTCGGAAGGATTCATCAAGTCAAGCTGCTACAAATGCCATAAAAGAAGCCACAAACCTTAAACATCTGGCCGATCGTCTCAAG AATTCTGGATCAAGCGAAAGTACGGGTATCTATTTCCAAGCGGCATTAAAGTTTCTTCATGGCGCCTCCTTACTAGAATTAGACAGCTCCAAGCATGGTGAACAGAACCAGTCAAGGAGAATCTATAGCAGCACTGCAAAGCTCTGCCA GTTTTGTGGTCATGAATATGAGAAATTGAGAGACATGGCAGCTGCCGCACTTGCCTATAAATGCATGGAGGTCGCATACATGCGAGTAATTTATTCTTCACAGTCTGATGCAAACAGATACAGAAATGAGTTACAAACAGCTCTACAAATTTTTCCTCCAG GTGAGTCTCCTTTCTCTTCTGTCTCTGATGTTGACAATTTGAACAATCCAACAATAGTAGACAAGGCTGCATCGGCAAAAGTTGTTGGTTCTCCTCAAGTA
- the LOC129901091 gene encoding cysteine-tryptophan domain-containing zinc finger protein 3-like isoform X2, which translates to MKQTKLEEGEACDDSTVDPDIALSYIDEKLQDVLGHFQKDFEDGVSSENLGSKFGGYGSFLPTYQRSPSWTCTKTPPDAYNNNIAKSPSNLRPEGGRRPSSASSSTSLSGRPLASSAYSSTIVPALKAPAANGKANSALQPVQDEDSTSRSELVKKPTNLSDKKAPKLHTRVGIANLSTQKKAEIYSGLGLDVSPSSSLDDSPIHSEGLSHDLKDSRYESPTSILQIMTSYPMHDGLLLSPLSDDLICLTEKGKLQGKCGSEYMIQERLETSVALVNGTHYANREASEARKWKSYDKDVLGTGYGNDNQNGSAVQSKEVDVNVITCEELVSEALKLPLLSKPNHNVADPPKDADGIIDCPRTAIKDRATECSSYKAGLQESHSPEMLKVPDAVGNNSLVEHNSLIKKRVNAGKTEKPCSSGEYPIFASNGPTSLDALHASQDNRDHNVQAIDSGGKTRYGSKGSSSGTKQDGSQSFNYVMMNHQENPNCRSSSGTSRSLDENCHQHSGIPNSLVVEKRRHKNKEKKISLDNHSDGGGTKDANTRNISEVELDVSSKKIKRDDAHDDENQTFCPVVEKPEWRSNSGLSYSVSGMIRDKCKNRNSEDDSKKDLVSAKNPEAHISDVSMHKGKCDNNDSLTKRKGREFRDSLTCNPQDSVEKICDDICRKEKIARVSKSDRKDTSASKGSAGKGQVKKEQRAGQDLDSTLSLQSVKAADSSKKDLCNSQPFVAASSAFATSSPKRSSAGENDGFSNESSMVKNDNACNGKSYDLLSEADLEEKDVHRKSGTEVEAKTTVSGYATKQDTDVNADPLRQASQYACKTGNSDQGSDKERKNDHQFQNSGSVSNRKRGSSSRRKEKNWAPKSDSDQRKTKDTDILNLSSDQMPLDKEKTAPGKNKSQEKSVVGSDRLKKSSQNDPSGKLLDKNVKGDNQSRFVHRDDAEVRSDVVSRLDKRQATLPERDDQRSSKKVVSNKSEQIDVSSKSPLTRDQNETAVFKEPVPGSERENGDAFERERSNASRQSKKAKSHHGNLPNNTANKVRDQDVPSPVRKDSSSQAATNAIKEATNLKHLADRLKNSGSSESTGIYFQAALKFLHGASLLELDSSKHGEQNQSRRIYSSTAKLCQFCGHEYEKLRDMAAAALAYKCMEVAYMRVIYSSQSDANRYRNELQTALQIFPPVDKAASAKVVGSPQVAGTHVISARNGSSFTRLINLAQEVNFAMEASRKSRVAFAAVYPGPGDSQCKEGALSVKKALDFNFQDVDGLLRLVRVAMEAISH; encoded by the exons ATGAAGCAGACTAAGCTTGAAGAAGGAGAGGCTTGTGATGATTCTACCGTTGACCCTGATATTGCACTCTCATATATT GATGAGAAACTCCAAGATGTTTTGGGACATTTTCAAAAGGATTTTGAGGATGGAGTTTCATCTGAGAACTTGG GGTCAAAATTTGGTGGATACGGTTCATTTTTACCTACATATCAGCGCTCACCTTCTTGGACTTGTACAAAGACTCCACCAGATGCCTACAACAATAACATAGCAAAATCACCGAGCAATTTGCGCCCAGAG GGTGGTCGTCGACCCTCATCAGCCTCCTCATCCACTTCTCTATCAGGAAGGCCCCTAGCATCTTCTGCCTATTCGTCAACAATAGTACCTGCACTGAAGGCTCCAGCAGCTAATGGGAAAGCAAATTCAGCTCTGCAACCTGTGCAGGATGAAGACTCCACTTCAAGAAGTGAACTAGTCAAGAAGCCAACAAATCTCTCAGACAAGAAAGCTCCCAAGTTGCATACTAGAGTTGGTATTGCaaatttgtcaacccaaaagaaagcTGAAATCTACAGCGGGCTTGGCCTTGATGTCTCTCCATCATCATCACTGGATGATAGTCCAATACACAGTGAGGGCTTATCCCATGACCTTAAGGATTCCCGATATGAATCTCCGACAAGTATACTTCAG ATAATGACCTCATATCCAATGCATGATGGGCTATTGTTGTCCCCGCTTTCGGATGATTTGATTTGCTTGACTGAAAAAGGAAAGCTACAGGGGAAATGTGGATCTGAATATATGATCCAGGAAAGACTAGAAACTTCTGTTGCCTTAGTAAATGGAACTCATTATGCAAATAGGGAAGCTTCGGAAGCTAGGAAATGGAAATCGTATGATAAAGATGTCTTAGGAACTGGCTATGGCAATGACAATCAAAATGGTAGCGCAGTGCAATCAAAGGAGGTTGATGTAAATGTTATCACCTGTGAAGAACTTGTTTCTGAGGCATTAAAGCTCCCTCTTTTATCTAAACCAAACCATAATGTTGCTGATCCTCCAAAAGATGCTGATGGAATAATTGACTGTCCAAGAACAGCCATTAAGGATAGGGCGACAGAATGCTCATCCTATAAAGCTGGTTTACAGGAAAGTCATTCACCAGAAATGCTGAAGGTTCCTGATGCTGTAGGTAATAACAGTTTGGTTGAACATAACAGCTTGATAAAGAAAAGAGTTAATGCTGGAAAAACTGAGAAGCCATGTTCATCTGGGGAGTATCCGATATTTGCTTCTAATGGACCAACTTCCCTTGATGCTTTGCATGCCAGCCAAGACAACCGGGATCATAATGTACAAGCTATCGATTCCGGTGGGAAGACAAGATATGGATCAAAAGGTTCGTCAAGTGGAACTAAACAAGACGGCTCACAATCTTTCAACTACGTCATGATGAACCATCAGGAGAACCCGAATTGTAGAAGCTCAAGTGGTACTTCTCGTTCACTGGATGAAAATTGCCATCAACACTCAGGCATTCCAAATAGTTTAGTTGTTGAGAAGAGGAGAcacaaaaataaagagaagaaaatttcTCTTGACAACCACTCTGATGGAGGAG GTACAAAGGATGCAAATACAAGGAACATAAGTGAGGTGGAATTAGATGTATCTTCTAAAAAAATTAAGCGAGATGATGCACATGATGACGAAAACCAGACCTTTTGCCCTGTTGTTGAAAAACCTGAATGGAGGTCAAACAGTGGTTTGTCATATAGCGTGTCAGGGATGATTCGAGATAAATGTAAAAACAGGAACTCAGAGGATGATTCAAAGAAAGACTTGGTTTCAGCAAAGAACCCAGAAGCCCATATTTCAGATGTGTCGATGCATAAGGGCAAGTGTGACAATAATGATTCTTTGACAAAGAGAAAAGGGAGAGAATTTCGAGATTCCTTGACATGTAATCCCCAAGATTCTGTGGAAAAAATATGTGATGACATCTGCAGAAAGGAAAAGATAGCAAGGGTCTCCAAGTCTGACCGGAAGGACACTAGCGCAAGCAAAGGTAGTGCTGGAAAAGGTCAAGTTAAAAAGGAACAGCGGGCTGGGCAAGATCTGGATAGCACTCTATCTTTGCAGAGTGTAAAAGCTGCAGATTCTTCAAAAAAGGATCTATGCAATTCGCAACCTTTTGTTGCTGCCTCTTCAGCCTTTGCCACTTCTAGTCCCAAGAGGTCTTCTGCTGGTGAAAATGATGGGTTCTCCAATGAATCCAGTATGGTTAAGAACGATAATGCCTGCAATGGCAAGAGTTATGATCTATTATCTGAAGCTGATTTAGAGGAGAAAGATGTCCATCGCAAATCAGGTACAGAAGTCGAAGCAAAGACCACGGTTTCTGGTTATGCAACGAAACAGGATACCGATGTAAATGCAGATCCATTACGTCAAGCTAGTCAATATGCTTGCAAGACTGGAAACTCAGACCAAGGCTCTGATAAGGAGAGAAAGAATGACCATCAGTTTCAGAATAGTGGGTCTGTCTCAAATAGGAAAAGAGGTTCCTCATCACGGCGTAAAGAGAAGAATTGGGCTCCAAAATCTGATTCTGACCAACGTAAGACCAAAGATACTGATATCTTAAATTTATCTTCAGATCAAATGCCATTAGATAAAGAGAAGACGGCACCAGGAAAAAACAAGTCTCAGGAGAAATCTGTTGTTGGTTCAGATAGATTAAAAAAGAGTTCTCAGAATGATCCTTCCGGAAAATTATTGGACAAAAATGTTAAAGGAGATAATCAATCAAGATTTGTTCATCGTGATGATGCAGAAGTTCGATCGGATGTTGTGTCCCGCCTGGATAAAAGGCAGGCTACACTACCGGAGCGAGATGATCAGAGATCATCTAAGAAGGTCGTTTCCAACAAAAGTGAGCAGATTGACGTCTCTTCCAAGTCTCCTTTAACAAGAGATCAGAATGAGACAGCTGTATTTAAAGAGCCAGTTCCTGGATCTGAAAGGGAAAATGGTGATGCTTTTGAAAGGGAAAGGTCAAATGCTTCAAGACAGAGTAAAAAAGCTAAAAGCCACCATGGAAACCTACCTAATAATACTGCCAATAAGGTCAGGGATCAAGATGTTCCCAGTCCAGTTCGGAAGGATTCATCAAGTCAAGCTGCTACAAATGCCATAAAAGAAGCCACAAACCTTAAACATCTGGCCGATCGTCTCAAG AATTCTGGATCAAGCGAAAGTACGGGTATCTATTTCCAAGCGGCATTAAAGTTTCTTCATGGCGCCTCCTTACTAGAATTAGACAGCTCCAAGCATGGTGAACAGAACCAGTCAAGGAGAATCTATAGCAGCACTGCAAAGCTCTGCCA GTTTTGTGGTCATGAATATGAGAAATTGAGAGACATGGCAGCTGCCGCACTTGCCTATAAATGCATGGAGGTCGCATACATGCGAGTAATTTATTCTTCACAGTCTGATGCAAACAGATACAGAAATGAGTTACAAACAGCTCTACAAATTTTTCCTCCAG TAGACAAGGCTGCATCGGCAAAAGTTGTTGGTTCTCCTCAAGTA
- the LOC129901487 gene encoding uncharacterized protein LOC129901487 produces the protein MDTANIRDIWTCFSPSLDFFAISSGDGRIKIWDTVKGQVQTEFADIVSMETESLFTKPGGHLLMEYTCMKWLSCDRKKKRKLGTSLLVLGTGGGDVLALDVSAGHLKWRFSDCHPGGVNAISFPSHGSFIYTAGADGLVCKIDSMSGNLLHKFKASTKAISSLSISSDGKILAIATSQLKIFNCLDDKKLQKFSGHPRSVRCMVFSEDGRHVLSSAVGDRHVAVWKLDGSKKKSACCLLAMDHPAVFLDSCNIKSGAENDAGLGVLAISEFGVCYFWHGKSFEELHNKKPTKICTSLDEKILKKHKEAVHSIFSAKLQSIGTSGSGHMFVAYGLLIKPSFEKVMVQPGEDIRLKSSLDGILLPFSQSRKSNQASNTKSQVTALDRANAEGALLPLPMILDQGGLETGNKPTVSKDVIGKQGEDEVTICMEDQLRSLGIISSDYDLSPTLSLDAKILKRISVDASAPQKKMKAAVLSMEPHDAYNFLKALVAAWQSRSSLGTHVLPWICCILVNHNEFVTSQEQLTPLLDSMNKLTKSKVVALNSLLQLSGRLQLVMAQIEKADNKKGPASTLERQMIDSEDDEVDEVMYGIDESQTSSDGDD, from the exons ATGGACACAGCAAACATAAGGGATATTTGGACTTGTTTTAGTCCTTCGTTGGACTTCTTTGCTATAAGTTCTGGTGATGGCCGTATCAAG ATATGGGATACTGTGAAGGGTCAGGTACAGACCGAGTTTGCAGATATTGTGTCAATGGAGACAGAAAGCTTGTTTACTAAGCCAGGAGGTcatcttttaatggaatatacTTGCATGAAGTGGTTATCATGTGACAGAAAG AAAAAGAGGAAGCTTGGAACTTCATTATTGGTGTTAGGTACAGGAGGTGGTGATGTTTTGGCTCTAGATGTATCTGCAGGTCATCTGAAATGGAGATTTAGTGATTGCCATCCTGG CGGTGTCAACGCCATCTCATTCCCTTCACATGGCTCGTTCATTTACACTGCTGGTGCTGATGGACTAGTTTGCAAAATTGACTCCATGTCGGGGAATTTACTGCATAAGTTTAAAGCTTCCACTAAAGCAATATCATCTTTATCCATTTCATCAG ATGGGAAAATATTAGCAATAGCAACTTCTCAGTTGAAAATTTTCAATTGCTTGGATGACAAAAAGCTCCAGAAATTTTCAGGCCACCCT AGGTCTGTCCGGTGTATGGTCTTCTCTGAAGATGGGAGACATGTTCTTTCTTCTGCTGTTGGTGACCGACATGTAGCAGTTTGGAAGTTAGATGGTAGCAAAAAGAAATCAGCATGCTGCTTGCTTGCAATGGATCACCCTGCTGTCTTTTTGGATAGCTGCAACATTAAATCTGGAGCTGAAAATGATGCAGGCTTAGGTGTTTTGGCCATTTCAGAATTTGGTGTTTGCTACTTTTGGCATGGAAAGAGCTTTGAGGAATTGCACAATAAGAAGCCCACAAAGATATGCACATCTTTAGATGAGAAAATACTGAAGAAACATAAAGAAGCTGTGCATAGTATTTTTTCAGCAAAATTGCAATCTATCGGCACATCTGGTTCCGGCCATATGTTTGTTGCATATGGCTTGTTGATaaaaccatcatttgaaaaagTTATGGTGCAGCCTGGGGAGGATATCAGATTAAAAAGTTCACTTGACGGGATCCTTCTTCCCTTCAGTCAATCTCGCAAATCTAACCAAGCATCCAACACCAAGAGTCAGG TTACTGCTCTCGATCGTGCAAATGCAGAGGGTGCGTTACTTCCTTTGCCTATGATTCTTGATCAGGGTGGCTTGGAGACTGGAAATAAGCCCACAGTTAGCAAAG ATGTCATTGGTAAACAAGGAGAAGATGAGGTCACAATTTGCATGGAGGACCAGTTAAGATCCTTGGGTATAATTAGCAGTGACTATGATCTCTCGCCTACCTTAAGTCTTGATGCTAAGATTTTGAAGAGAATAAGTGTTGATGCTAGTGCACCACAAAAGAAG ATGAAGGCAGCTGTTTTATCCATGGAACCGCATGATGCTTACAACTTTTTGAAAGCCTTGGTTGCTGCATGGCAGTCCAG ATCAAGCTTGGGAACACATGTTCTTCCATGGATATGTTGTATATTGGTGAACCACAATGAATTTGTTACATCACAGGAACAACTGACGCCCCTTCTGGATTCCATGAACAAG CTTACCAAGTCAAAGGTGGTAGCCCTTAACTCATTATTGCAGTTATCTGGCCGTTTGCAACTCGTTATGGCACAG ATCGAGAAGGCTGATAATAAGAAAGGTCCAGCATCAACACTCGAGCGCCAGATGATTGATAGTGAGGATGATGAGGTAGATGAAGTTATGTATGGCATAGATGAATCTCAGACGAGCAGTGATGGGGATGACTAG